A window of the Branchiostoma floridae strain S238N-H82 chromosome 12, Bfl_VNyyK, whole genome shotgun sequence genome harbors these coding sequences:
- the LOC118427196 gene encoding somatostatin receptor type 5-like: MAAFIPSPYSWDVIIYNIVAPVIQCAIGITGLIGNGLIIYVIIKYSTMKTVPNMYVLNLAVSDFLYCLTFPIWAADYILRVWIFGRAMCKIVRSIFNVNTFASIYFLTVMSIERYYAILHTVRNMQNRSLKKAKIIGGCVWTVALVCSLPYIVFAETDYLGGVPVCMFKWPANVQNEDWWRGANAVYLTALAFFIPLCIMVPNYVLIYRRLQNTDVVPPESRRALRSRHRVTRMVIVVVVIFVICWLPLHVGNIIRFVFGFKVNATVWYFLNVIADVNSCVNPFLYALLGQNFRATLKRTLCGSSCCPDSFRQ; the protein is encoded by the exons ATGGCTG cgttcatACCCAGTCCTTATTCCTGGGACGTCATCATATACAACATAGTGGCCCCTGTCATCCAGTGTGCCATAGGTATTACAGGGCTGATAGGAAATGGACTGATCATATACGTCATTATCAAGTACTCAACCATGAAAACTGTACCAAATATGTACGTTTTGAACCTGGCTGTGTCGGACTTTCTCTACTGTTTGACTTTCCCGATTTGGGCAGCAGACTACATCCTAAGAGTGTGGATATTCGGACGGGCCATGTGTAAGATAGTCAGGTCTATCTTCAACGTCAACACCTTTGCTAGTATCTACTTCCTGACCGTGATGAGCATAGAGCGGTACTACGCCATCTTACACACCGTCCGGAACATGCAGAACCGTTCGCTGAAGAAGGCGAAGATCATCGGTGGATGTGTCTGGACGGTGGCGCTGGTGTGCTCTCTACCGTACATCGTGTTTGCGGAGACGGACTATCTCGGAGGGGTGCCCGTCTGTATGTTCAAGTGGCCCGCTAACGTCCAGAACGAGGACTGGTGGCGAGGCGCTAACGCCGTCTACCTTACAGCATTGGCGTTCTTCATCCCTCTCTGCATCATGGTCCCCAACTACGTCCTGATCTACCGTAGGCTGCAGAACACCGACGTCGTCCCACCGGAGAGCCGGCGGGCGCTGCGCTCTCGCCACCGCGTCACTCGCATGGTCATCGTGGTGGTGGTCATCTTCGTCATCTGCTGGCTGCCGCTGCACGTGGGCAACATCATCAGGTTCGTCTTCGGCTTCAAGGTCAACGCCACCGTCTGGTACTTCCTCAACGTCATCGCGGACGTCAACAGCTGCGTCAACCCGTTCCTGTACGCCCTGCTCGGACAGAACTTCCGGGCCACCCTGAAGCGCACGCTGTGCGGGTCCAGCTGCTGCCCCGACAGCTTTCGGCAGTAA
- the LOC118428202 gene encoding scavenger receptor cysteine-rich type 1 protein M130-like: MLAIAVTLALFATQSVAVRDDQDVHPRKRDLAADLTGRTVRLQGGNSTYGRVEVFHDGVWGTVCDDQFDVDDGKVVCRQLGLSGVVQVYHQATFGEGTGPIWLDNVDCKGDELRIESCGHNGWNVTDCKHEEDAGVACQDSPTELQLLELMNEQAFHIIQQSKFIKQRQQTIDQLQQTLESLRNAVQPVQLYDNIQQTEIGQLSQEFDGNMLQLSDLKEVSTVSIRLAGADSNELQGRVEVFYDGQWGTICDDSWGIEEANVVCRQLGFPQAKEATTSASSRDAGNGTIWLDDVNCLGNETSLSQCAHRDWGDHNCKHEEDAGVVCYDWKAGFSASLSSRIGTSETDIIFNVIDANIGDHYDQTTGTFRAPLDGYYMFFFNGYSYSTNEMYIDLMINDSVYKDQWVYDNGSGRDSYDAASNSIILRLNMGDEVKLRLHSGYYLNGGVQTSFSGFLLSAV; this comes from the exons ATGTTAGCTATTGCTGTGACGCTCGCACTCTTTGCGACCCAATCTGTCGCTGTACGGGATGACCAG GATGTGCATCCGAGGAAGCGAGATCTTGCGGCGGATTTGACTG GTCGTACAGTCAGACTTCAAGGAGGCAACAGCACCTACGGACGTGTGGAGGTTTTTCACGACGGTGTTTGGGGCACAGTCTGTGACGACCAGTTTGACGTGGATGACGGAAAAGTTGTGTGTCGGCAACTGGGCTTGTCGGGTGTCGTACAAGTCTACCATCAAGCAACGTTCGGCGAAGGGACAGGACCGATTTGGCTGGACAACGTGGACTGCAAAGGTGACGAACTGAGGATCGAGTCCTGCGGTCACAACGGTTGGAACGTCACCGACTGTAAACATGAGGAGGACGCTGGAGTGGCATGCCAAG ATTCTCCGACCGAGCTCCAGCTGCTGGAGTTGATGAATGAACAGGCGTTCCACATCATTCAGCAGTCCAAGTTCATCAAGCAGCGACAACAGACCATCGATCAGCTTCAACAAACATTGG AATCTCTGAGGAATGCAGTTCAACCAGTACAACTGTATGACAACATCCAACAGACTGAAATCGGACAGCTGTCGCAGGAGTTCGACGGAAACATGCTGCAGCTGTCGGATCTAAAAGAAGTGTCAA CCGTTTCAATTCGCCTGGCGGGAGCTGACTCGAACGAACTCCAGGGTCGCGTGGAGGTGTTCTACGACGGGCAATGGGGGACGATATGTGACGATAGCTGGGGGATTGAAGAAGCCAACGTAGTCTGTCGCCAGCTTGGTTTCCCGCAAGCTAAGGAG gCGACCACAAGTGCATCGTCTAGAGACGCTGGGAACGGTACCATCTGGCTGGATGACGTGAACTGCCTCGGGAACGAGACGTCGCTGTCCCAGTGCGCTCATAGGGACTGGGGGGACCACAACTGTAAACATGAGGAGGACGCAGGAGTCGTCTGCTACG ACTGGAAAGCTGGCTTCTCAGCAAGTCTCAGCAGCAGGATTGGCACGTCAGAGACCGACATCATCTTCAACGTCATCGACGCCAACATTGGCGACCACTATGACCAGACCACCGGGACGTTCAGGGCTCCGCTCGACGGATATTACATGTTTTTCTTCAATGGTTACTCATACTCTACTAATGAAATGTACATTGATCTCATGATAAATGACTCAGTGTATAAGGATCAATGGGTGTACGATAACGGCAGTGGTCGCGATAGCTATGACGCTGCTAGTAACAGCATCATTTTACGCCTCAATATGGGGGACGAAGTTAAACTTAGGCTGCATAGTGGCTACTACCTGAACGGTGGTGTTCAAACTTCGTTCTCTGGATTTCTGTTGTCTGCCGTTTAG
- the LOC118427197 gene encoding deleted in malignant brain tumors 1 protein-like, whose amino-acid sequence MGFAIFIFFCALAWSSFTDTEAGDIVSMYSDDAIPIHLRGGTASSGRVEVFYNDQWGTICDDGFDLDDAMVICRVIALKDCPHSGWGVANCKHEEDAGVECSGTPSASELFQILNDQANALIQHGAILDDHETTIATIQNEIDHLAAEVPTLIQANTLQNGEISQLQQLMATLDYKVDELNNMAVFPIRLMGGNASHGRVEVWHDGQWGTICDDSWDINDARVVCRQLGYKDAIAAYEHAMYGEGTGPILMDSVGCTGSEPHLAACSHEGWTVHDCKHEEDAGVGCLYQDELGTWAAFSAGWTSGSYRPTSNYIIPFNQVYTNIGGHYSTNGRFTAPVNGHYFFVFNGHSAYLGSYNVYIYFMINGSAYKSNWIYDTDNDDSTDTSSNSIIVHLNKNDYVSIQIRGNYALTGSERTTFSGFLIQAD is encoded by the exons ATGGGCTTTGCCATATTCATCTTCTTCTGTGCGCTCGCCTGGTCGTCATTTACAGAT ACTGAGGCAGGAGACATAGTGTCCATGTATAGTGATGATG CTATCCCCATCCACCTCCGTGGAGGTACCGCCAGCTCCGGCCGTGTCGAGGTCTTCTATAACGACCAATGGGGCACGATCTGCGACGATGGGTTCGACCTAGACGACGCCATGGTCATCTGCC gggtcattgccctgaAGGACTGTCCACACAGCGGCTGGGGGGTCGCTAACTGTAAACACGAGGAGGACGCGGGCGTCGAGTGCTCGG GTACACCATCTGCATCTGAGCTGTTCCAGATACTGAACGACCAGGCCAATGCACTGATTCAGCATGGTGCGATACTTGACGACCACGAGACGACAATCGCAACCATACAGAACGAAATAG ACCACCTGGCTGCCGAAGTACCTACCTTGATACAGGCCAACACCTTACAGAATGGTGAGATCAGTCAGCTACAGCAGCTCATGGCTACCCTGGACTACAAGGTGGACGAACTCAACAACATGGCAG TTTTTCCGATCCGCCTAATGGGTGGAAACGCGTCACACGGGCGAGTCGAAGTGTGGCACGACGGCCAATGGGGGACGATCTGTGACGACAGCTGGGATATCAACGACGCCAGGGTGGTCTGCAGACAGCTCGGCTACAAGGACGCCATCGCCGCCTACGAGCATGCCATGTACGGGGAGGGTACAGGGCCGATCCTGATGGACAGTGTCGGCTGTACCGGCTCGGAGCCACACCTGGCCGCTTGTTCTCACGAGGGATGGACTGTGCACGACTGCAAGCACGAAGAAGACGCCGGGGTTGGCTGTCTCTATCAAG atGAGCTGGGCACCTGGGCTGCATTTTCTGCTGGTTGGACTTCTGGCAGCTATCGCCCGACCAGCAACTACATCATCCCATTCAACCAAGTCTACACAAACATCGGGGGCCACTACTCCACCAACGGCAGGTTCACGGCACCCGTAAACGGGCACTACTTCTTTGTGTTTAACGGCCATTCCGCGTACCTCGGTAGTtacaatgtgtatatatatttcATGATAAACGGTAGTGCTTACAAGTCTAATTGGATTTACGACACTGACAATGACGACTCCACTGATACATCTAGCAACAGTATCATTGTCCACTTGAACAAAAACGACTATGTTTCCATCCAGATTAGAGGTAATTATGCCCTGACAGGGTCTGAGAGAACCACATTCTCCGGCTTCTTGATCCAGGCAGATTAG
- the LOC118427744 gene encoding LOW QUALITY PROTEIN: uncharacterized protein LOC118427744 (The sequence of the model RefSeq protein was modified relative to this genomic sequence to represent the inferred CDS: deleted 1 base in 1 codon), whose translation MPPKKNNTNPDEEFVSVTFMKELLDQQKLYYKDLLDRQEQNFRSFVQIITDSTNQRMDNLVREMQDLKSSLQFSQDELKDLKADKDSNLKKIKQLEQDIASRNDDVSTGLTEKLDYIENQSRRNNLIFDGIKEEKGETWEQAEMKVKDVIKKKLHINPVHIEIERAHRNGKPGERPRPIVAKFLRYKDKQTISGKAKMLKGTSIYVNEDFSDRVRRKRRELQPALRAARERGQLAYIRFDKLVISDRTREYAGI comes from the exons ATGCCTCCTAAAAAGAACAATACCAATCCTGATGAAGAATTTGTGAGTGTCACTTTCATGAAGGAACTGTTAGACCAACAGAAACTATACTACAAGGACCTTTTAGACAGACAAGAACAGAACTTTCGATCTTTCGTGCAAATAATTACTGACTCTACTAACCAAAGAATGGACAACCTAGTGCGAGAAATGCAGGATTTGAAATCTAGCTTACAGTTTTCCCAAGATGAACTGAAAGACCTGAAGGCCGACAAGGATAGCAATCTGAAGAAGATAAAGCAGTTAGAACAGGATATTGCATCTCGCAACGACGATGTGTCCACAGGTCTCACTGAAAAACTAGACTACATCGAAAACCAATCAAGACGAAATAATCTGATCTTTGATGGCATCAAAGAAGAGAAAGGGGAAACGTGGGAGCAAGCTGAGATGAAAGTTAAGGACGTGATCAAGAAGAAGCTGCACATAAACCCAGTCCACATTGAGATTGAGAGGGCACACAGAAATGGAAAGCCAGGAGAGAGGCCACGTCCAATCGTCGCAAAGTTCCTCCGCTATAAGGACAAACAAACCATC TCGGGAAAGGCCAAAATGCTGAAAGGGACTTCAATCTATGTGAATGAAGACTTCTCTGATAGAGTTAGAAGGAAGAGAAGGGAGCTCCAGCCAGCTTTACGTGCAGCTAGAGAGAGAGGACAGTTAGCATACATCAGATTTGACAAATTAGTCATCTCAGACCGCACACGCGAATATGCTGGTATTTGA